Proteins encoded in a region of the Quercus lobata isolate SW786 chromosome 8, ValleyOak3.0 Primary Assembly, whole genome shotgun sequence genome:
- the LOC115954524 gene encoding spliceosome-associated protein 130 A codes for MYLYSLTLQRATGIVCAINGSFSGGKSQEIVVARGKLLELLRPDDNGKIQTLLSVETFGAIRSLAQFRLTGSQKDYIVVGSDSGRIVILEYNKEKNVFDKIHQETFGKSGCRRIVPGQYLGIDPKGRAVMIGACEKQKLVYVLNRDTAARLTISSPLEAHKSHTIVYSICGVDCGFDNPIFAAIELDYSEADQDSTGMAAGDAQKNLTFYELDLGLNHVSRKWTEAVDNGANMLVTVPGGGDGPSGVLVCAENFVIYKNQGHPDLRAVIPRRADLPAERGVLIVSAATHKQKAMFFFLLQTEYGDIFKVTLDHDNDHVTELKIKYFDTIPVTSSMCVLKSGHLFAASEFGNHAFYQFQGIGDDADVESSSASLMETEEGFQPVFFQPRRLKNLLRIDQVESLCPIMDMKVVNLFEEETPQIFTLCGRGPRSSLRILRPGLAISEMAVSELPGVPSAVWTVKKNVTDEFDAYIVVSFSNATLVLSIGETVEEVSDSGFLDTTPSLAVSLIGDDSLMQVHPNGIRHIREDGRINEWRAPGKRTIAKVGSNRLQVVIALSGGELVYFEVDITGQLIEVDKHEMNGDVACLDIAPVPEGRQRSRFLAVGSYDNTIRILTLDPDEGMQDLSVQSVSSAPESLLFLEVQASVGGEDGADHPASLFLNAGLQNGVLFRTVVDMVTGQLSDSRSRFLGLRAPKLFSIIVRGKRAMLCLSSRPWLGYIHQGHFLLTPLSYETLEYAASFASDQCAEGVVAVAGDALRVFTIERLGETFNETVIPLRYTPRKFVLQPKRKLLVIIESDQKAFSAEEREAAKKECFEASGTGENGNAEKMENGGDDEDKDDPLSDENYGYPNAESERWVSCIRVLDPKTASTTCLLELQENEAAFSICTVNFHDKEYGTLLAVGTAKGLQFWPKKSSTAGFIHIYRFLEDGRSLELLHKTQVEGVPTALCQFQGRLLAGIGPVLRLYDLGKRRLLRKCENKLFPNTIVSIHTYRDRIYVGDIQESFHYCKYRRDENQLYIFADDSVPRWLTASYHIDFDTMAGADKFGNVYFVRLPQDVSDEIEEDPTGGKIKWEQGKLNGAPNKVEEIVQFHVGDVVTCLQKASLIPGGGECLIYGTVMGSLGALLAFTSRDDVDFFSHLEMHLRQDNPPLCGRDHMAYRSAYFPVKDVIDGDLCEQFPTLPLDLQRKIADELDRTPGEILKKLEEVRNKII; via the exons ATGTACCTCTACAGTCTCACTCTCCAGCGAGCCACCGGCATAGTCTGCGCCATCAATGGCAGCTTCTCCGGCGGCAAGTCCCAAGAGATCGTGGTCGCGCGCGGCAAACTTCTCGAGCTTCTTCGACCCGACGATAACGGTAAAATCCAAACCCTTCTCTCCGTCGAAACTTTCGGTGCAATTAGGTCTTTAGCTCAGTTTAGGCTCACTGGATCTCAGAAAGACTATATTGTTGTTGGTTCCGACTCGGGTCGGATTGTGATACTTGAATACAATAAGGAAAAGAATGTGTTCGATAAAATTCACCAAGAAACTTTTGGGAAATCTGGGTGTCGTAGAATAGTTCCGGGTCAGTACTTGGGTATCGATCCGAAAGGTAGGGCTGTGATGATTGGGGCTTGTGAGAAGCAGAAGCTTGTTTATGTGTTGAATAGGGATACAGCGGCTAGGCTTACCATTTCGTCTCCTTTGGAGGCGCATAAGTCACATACAATAGTGTATTCGATTTGTGGGGTGGATTGTGGGTTTGATAATCCCATATTTGCTGCCATTGAGTTGGATTACTCGGAGGCAGACCAGGATTCGACTGGGATGGCAGCAGGTGATGCTCAGAAGAATTTGACTTTTTATGAGCTTGATTTAGGGCTTAACCATGTGTCTAGGAAGTGGACTGAGGCTGTTGATAATGGTGCAAATATGCTTGTTACTGTTCCTGGAGGTGGGGATGGGCCTAGTGGCGTGTTGGTTTGTGCGGAAAATTTTGTGATATATAAGAATCAGGGACACCCGGATCTTAGGGCTGTGATTCCTAGGCGTGCAGATTTGCCTGCCGAGCGTGGGGTTCTTATTGTTTCAGCAGCTACGCATAAGCAGAAAGCGATGTTCTTCTTTCTGTTGCAAACGGAGTATGGGGATATTTTTAAGGTTACTTTGGACCATGACAATGACCATGTTACGGAATTGAAGATTAAGTATTTTGATACAATTCCAGTTACTTCTTCCATGTGTGTGTTGAAGTCAGGTCACTTATTTGCTGCTTCAGAATTTGGGAATCATGCTTTTTATCAGTTCCAGGGGATAGGTGATGATGCCGATGTGGAGTCTTCGTCGGCTTCGTTGATGGAAACTGAAGAAGGTTTCCAGCCAGTGTTTTTCCAGCCCAGACGACTTAAGAACCTTCTTAGGATTGACCAAGTTGAGAGCTTGTGTCCAATAATGGACATGAAAGTTGTAAATCTCTTTGAAGAAGAAACGCCTCAGATTTTTACACTTTGTGGGCGGGGTCCTCGTTCATCCCTCAGAATATTAAGACCTGGTTTAGCTATTAGTGAAATGGCTGTGTCAGAGCTTCCTGGTGTACCAAGTGCAGTTTGGACTGTTAAAAAGAATGTCACTGATGAGTTTGATGCATACATTGTTGTGTCATTCTCAAATGCAACTCTTGTTCTTTCCATTGGTGAGACAGTTGAAGAAGTTAGTGACAGTGGGTTTCTTGATACTACCCCTTCACTTGCTGTTTCTTTGATAGGTGATGACTCTCTCATGCAAGTTCATCCCAATGGCATAAGGCATATTAGGGAGGATGGACGTATCAATGAGTGGAGGGCTCCTGGAAAGAGGACAATTGCCAAGGTTGGCTCTAACAGACTTCAAGTAGTCATTGCACTTAGTGGGGGTGAACTGGTGTATTTTGAGGTGGATATCACTGGTCAATTGATTGAGGTGGATAAGCATGAAATGAATGGTGATGTGGCTTGTTTGGACATTGCCCCTGTTCCTGAAGGAAGGCAGAGATCCCGGTTCCTTGCAGTTGGTTCATATGACAACACGATTCGTATATTAACATTGGACCCTGACGAAGGTATGCAGGATCTCAGTGTACAAAGTGTTTCTTCAGCTCCAgaatctcttctttttcttgaagtCCAGGCATCAGTAGGTGGGGAAGATGGTGCTGATCATCCTGCAAGCCTTTTTCTTAATGCTGGTCTACAGAATGGGGTTTTGTTCAGAACAGTTGTAGATATGGTGACTGGTCAGCTTTCTGATTCCCGTTCTCGATTCTTGGGACTGAGAGCCCCAAAGCTCTTTTCTATTATTGTAAGAGGCAAGCGTGCAATGCTTTGCTTATCAAGTCGACCTTGGCTTGGTTATATTCACCAAggacattttcttttaacacccCTGTCGTATGAGACTCTTGAATATGCAGCATCATTTGCCTCCGACCAATGTGCAGAAGGTGTGGTTGCTGTTGCTGGTGATGCTTTGAGGGTTTTCACAATTGAGAGACTGGGTGAAACATTTAATGAAACTGTGATTCCCCTTAGGTACACCCCAAGAAAGTTTGTCCTTCAACCCAAGCGAAAATTGTTGGTAATTATTGAGAGTGATCAAAAAGCATTCTCGGCTGAAGAGCGCGAAGCTGCAAAAAAGGAGTGCTTTGAGGCTTCTGGAACAGGTGAAAATGGAAATGCAGAGAAGATGGAGAATGGTGGTGATGATGAAGACAAAGATGATCCCCTCTCAGATGAGAACTATGGCTATCCCAATGCAGAGTCAGAGAGGTGGGTTTCTTGCATCAGAGTTCTTGACCCAAAGACAGCAAGTACAACTTGTCTGCTTGAGCTTCAGGAGAATGAAGCTGCTTTCAGCATATGCACTGTGAATTTCCATGATAAGGAGTATGGAACTCTTTTAGCCGTTGGCACAGCAAAAGGACTACAATTTTGGCCCAAAAAAAGTTCAACTGCTGgttttattcatatttatagGTTTTTAGAGGATGGAAGATCCCTTGAACTTTTGCACAAGACACAAGTGGAAGGTGTTCCTACTGCTTTGTGCCAGTTTCAGGGAAGATTACTTGCTGGTATAGGGCCTGTGCTCAGATTATATGATTTGGGCAAGAGGAGATTGCTTAGAAAATGTGAGAACAAGCTGTTCCCCAACACTATTGTCTCTATTCACACTTACCGTGATCGGATATATGTTGGTGACATTCAAGAG TCGTTCCATTACTGCAAGTACAGACGGGATGAGAATCAACTGTATATATTTGCTGATGATAGTGTTCCAAGATGGTTGACTGCATCATACCACATAGACTTTGACACCATGGCAGGGGCAGACAAGTTTGGGAATGTCTATTTTGTGCGATTACCACAGGATGTTTCAGATGAGATAGAAGAAGATCCAACCGGTGGGAAGATAAAATGGGAGCAGGGGAAGTTGAATGGAGCTCCGAACAAGGTAGAGGAGATAGTGCAGTTTCATGTCGGTGATGTTGTCACCTGCTTGCAGAAGGCATCTCTAATTCCAGGAGGTGGAGAGTGCCTCATATATGGCACAGTGATGGGGAGCTTGGGGGCATTGCTAGCATTCACATCCCGTGATGATGTTGACTTCTTTTCTCACTTGGAGATGCATCTGAGGCAGGATAATCCTCCATTGTGTGGAAGAGATCACATGGCTTATAGATCTGCATATTTTCCGGTTAAG GATGTGATCGATGGGGATCTATGTGAGCAGTTCCCTACACTGcctctggatttgcagagaaaaaTTGCAGATGAATTAGACAGAACTCCAGGAGAGATACTGAAGAAACTTGAAGAAGTTCGAAATAAGATCATTTGA
- the LOC115954869 gene encoding dirigent protein 24-like isoform X1 produces MAKLSLLTTKTLKATMYLLYLAITLGCANSARILDEVDTQPPILPNPSQLSNPATTTVPNVTPTVGPATTLPSGQIPATTTAPTTVVDDTDSPLPEPETPDANTTPVAPVPNVQVPNTIPTPVAGVAPVTSPTTTATAATSPTGPTPVTTATSATPGPQIPPLTFFMHDVLGGTHPSARVVTGIIANTQINGLPFSKANDNIFPVSGAVPLTNENLNGLLNNNNNLPFLAGLNGIGPQSSTTFQNSGNNAITNGGNSQPFVTAGQLPSGASLQKLMFGSLTVFDDELTEGQELGSAVLGKAQGFYLASSLDGTSQTIAVTVLLSHGGGGAGGQQHHDQTVIEDAISFFGVHRTASHESQIAVVGGTGKYENAKGYATLGSLHQENQHTTDGVDTILEFSVYLSY; encoded by the exons ATGGCCAAACTTTCCCTCCTCACAACCAAGACACTCAAAGCCACCATGTACCTCTTGTACCTAGCCATCACCCTAGGATGTGCCAACTCTGCCAGGATCCTTGATGAGGTGGACACACAACCCCCCATCCTCCCTAATCCATCTCAATTATCCAATCCTGCCACAACAACTGTCCCAAATGTAACTCCAACAGTTGGTCCCGCCACCACATTGCCAAGTGGCCAAATCCCTGCCACCACCACCGCTCCCACTACTGTAGTCGATGACACTGACTCGCCACTACCCGAACCTGAAACTCCTGACGCAAATACCACACCCGTGGCACCCGTA CCAAATGTTCAAGTACCCAACACCATCCCGACACCCGTTGCTGGCGTGGCACCCGTAACTAGTCCCACCACCACTGCCACCGCCGCCACATCTCCAACTGGACCAACCCCCGTTACCACCGCCACCTCAGCAACACCTGGCCCACAAATTCCCCCACTAACCTTCTTCATGCACGACGTCCTAGGAGGGACCCATCCATCAGCCAGAGTGGTCACAGGGATCATAGCCAACACCCAAATCAACGGCCTACCTTTCTCCAAAGCCAACGACAACATCTTCCCAGTCTCCGGAGCGGTCCCACTGACAAACGAAAACCTCAACGGCCtcctcaacaacaacaacaacctcCCATTCCTCGCAGGTCTCAACGGCATCGGACCCCAATCCTCCACCACCTTCCAAAACAGCGGCAACAACGCCATCACCAACGGCGGAAACAGCCAGCCTTTTGTGACGGCGGGCCAGTTGCCATCTGGGGCTTCGCTACAAAAACTCATGTTTGGATCGTTAACTGTTTTCGACGATGAGTTAACCGAAGGACAGGAGCTGGGTTCAGCTGTGCTTGGTAAAGCTCAAGGCTTTTACTTGGCGAGCTCGTTGGATGGGACGAGTCAGACCATTGCTGTGACGGTGTTGCTTTcacatggtggtggtggtgccgGTGGTCAACAACATCATGATCAAACGGTGATTGAGGATGCGATAAGTTTCTTTGGGGTGCATCGGACGGCGTCGCACGAGTCTCAGATAGCGGTGGTTGGTGGGACCGGGAAGTATGAGAATGCAAAAGGGTACGCCACGTTGGGGTCGCTTCATCAGGAGAATCAGCACACCACGGACGGCGTGGATACCATCTTGGAGTTCAGTGTTTATCTTTCTTATTAG
- the LOC115954692 gene encoding caffeoylshikimate esterase-like, with amino-acid sequence MAQAPDLGGVKYEEDYIVNSRGLKLFTCKWIPENQEPKALIFLCHGYAMECSITMNSTATRLVKAGFAVYGIDYEGHGKSAGLQGLVKIFDNVVDDCSDHFTTICEKKENKGKMRYLLGESMGGAMCLLLHRKKPDYWDGAVLVAPMCKIADDMKPSPIVISILTRLSTIIPTWKIIPGQDIIDLAFKEPEIREQVRANPYCYKGKTRLRTGYELLRISTDIEKRLQEVSLPFLVLHGEEDRVTDKAVSQQLHELASSTDKTIKMYPEMWHGLLYGEPQQNLDIVYADIISWLEKRSNLGNSRLEREHKHENDRSLKD; translated from the exons ATg GCACAAGCACCTGACTTAGGAGGTGTTAAATATGAAGAG GACTACATCGTGAATTCCCGTGGATTGAAGCTTTTCACGTGTAAATGGATTCCAGAAAATCAAGAACCAAAAGCCTTGATTTTCTTATGCCATGGATATGCTATGGAGTGCAGCATCACCATGAACA GTACGGCAACCCGGCTTGTGAAAGCGGGTTTTGCAGTTTATGGGATAGATTATGAAGGCCATGGGAAATCAGCAGGACTGCAGGGCTTAGTTAAGATATTTGACAATGTTGTCGATGATTGCTCTGATCATTTTACAACCATATGTG agaagaaagaaaacaaagggaAGATGAGATATTTGTTGGGTGAGTCCATGGGAGGTGCAATGTGTCTGCTATTACACAGGAAAAAGCCTGATTACTGGGATGGTGCAGTCCTGGTTGCTCCTATGTGCAAG ATTGCTGATGACATGAAGCCAAGTCCAATAGTCATCTCTATTTTGACAAGGCTATCCACTATTATTCCAACATGGAAAATAATTCCAGGACAAGATATAATTGATCTTGCCTTTAAAGAGCCCGAGATAAGAGAACAG GTAAGAGCCAACCCATACTGCTATAAAGGGAAGACTCGCCTGAGAACCGGATATGAACTTCTCAGGATCAGTACAGACATCGAGAAGAGACTTCAAGAG GTTTCATTACCATTTTTAGTTCTGCATGGTGAAGAGGATAGAGTGACTGACAAAGCTGTTAGCCAACAGCTTCATGAGTTGGCTTCAAGCACAGACAAGACCATCAAAATGTATCCAGAAATGTGGCATGGTCTACTCTATGGAGAGCCACAACAAAACTTGGACATAGTGTATGCAGACATTATCAGCTGGTTAGAGAAGAGATCCAACTTAGGAAACTCGAGGTTGGAGAGGGAGCATAAGCATGAAAATGACCGATCGCTCAAAGACTAA
- the LOC115957125 gene encoding dirigent protein 25-like: protein MAKLPSMLTVAFILLLFMAIINHSSSARTLGNRTPTHHNHYHKITFLMRDVLNVTHHPLSKPSTTKVTGQLPFQKPLGFFPPIGGIPLDNPKIQGTGSSTQTLDLSSIGLSFPARATLQELEFGTVKAIDEEIFKGPRNMSPILGKAQGIYVASSEDGSSHMMAMTAYLASSDFKDGLRFFGVHQTDVPESHIAIIGGTGKYQGANGYATVKAVDVRSHVDGEGKGTNKVILFNVYLS, encoded by the coding sequence ATGGCCAAGCTTCCCTCCATGCTTACCGTAGCCTTTATCTTACTCTTATTCATGGCCATAATCAATCACTCATCTTCTGCTAGAACTCTTGGCAATCGAACCCCAACCCATCATAACCATTATCACAAAATCACATTTCTAATGAGAGACGTGCTCAATGTGACTCACCACCCCTTATCAAAACCCTCAACCACTAAAGTCACTGGTCAGCTGCCTTTCCAAAAACCACTAGGATTTTTTCCTCCTATTGGAGGAATCCCCTTAGACAATCCAAAAATTCAAGGCACAGGATCGTCCACTCAAACACTTGACTTATCAAGCATTGGTCTATCTTTCCCAGCTAGAGCTACTCTTCAAGAATTGGAGTTTGGGACAGTAAAAGCAATAgatgaagaaatatttaaagGGCCAAGAAACATGTCACCTATACTTGGAAAAGCACAAGGGATATATGTTGCTAGTTCAGAAGATGGGAGTAGCCACATGATGGCCATGACAGCATATCTTGCTAGTAGTGACTTCAAAGATGGGTTGAGATTTTTTGGGGTGCACCAAACTGATGTTCCTGAGTCTCATATTGCAATTATTGGTGGCACTGGGAAGTATCAGGGTGCTAATGGTTATGCAACAGTTAAGGCTGTGGATGTAAGGTCTCATGTTGATGGGGAAGGAAAAGGAACCAATAAGGTCATTTTGTTCAATGTATATCTAAGTTAG
- the LOC115954478 gene encoding uncharacterized protein LOC115954478, with protein MTVDKSWMHLPTRSCIEYINGVENFLEYAFKHSTDGDMIINCPCIDCSNRYRRTRDEVQYHLLFRGIRRDYTTWYLHGEGDSEEEGDSEVEGDDDDGMLYGDMFDMIKDAYPQVVCGKESSENEPQEPNGDAKKFYRLLEEVK; from the coding sequence ATGACAGTTGATAAATCTTGGATGCATCTTCCTACTAGATCTTGCATTGAGTATATTAATGGAGTTGAAAACTTTCTTGAGTATGCATTTAAACATTCAACAGATGGAGATATGATAATCAACTGTCCGTGTATTGATTGTAGCAACAGGTATCGTAGGACTCGGGATGAGGTCCAATATCATCTTTTATTTAGGGGTATAAGGAGAGATTATACTACTTGGTACCTTCATGGGGAAGGTGATAGTGAAGAGGAAGGTGATAGTGAAGTGgaaggtgatgatgatgatggtatGTTATATGGTGATATGTTTGATATGATCAAGGATGCTTATCCACAAGTGGTGTGTGGCAAGGAATCAAGTGAAAATGAACCACAAGAGCCAAATGGagatgcaaagaaattttatagaTTGTTGGAAGAGGTTAAATAG
- the LOC115954834 gene encoding uncharacterized protein LOC115954834 encodes MVHLAIHLSWEAKVAGPVQYRWMYPVERYLRKLKNYVRNKAHAEGSIAEKYLADECLTFCSRYLHGIETKFNRVKRNYDGGTSACANTSQLSIFSTPGRHLGKAIRCELNDDLHNAATFYVLQNCVDANRFVE; translated from the exons ATGGTTCACTTGGCCATTCACCTATCTTGGGAAGCTAAAGTTGCAGGTCCAGTGCAATACAGATGGATGTATCCAGTTGAGAG GTATTTGCGCAAGCTTAAGAATTATGTCCGTAATAAGGCACACGCAGAAGGGTCTATTGCAGAAAAGTATTTAGCAGATGAATGTCTAACATTTTGTTCTCGCTATTTACATGGAATAGAAACCAAATTTAATCGGGTAAAGCGAAATTATGATGGAGGTACTTCCGCATGTGCAAATACCTCTCAATTGTCCATATTCTCAACACCTGGACGACATTTAGGGAAAGCAATAAGGTGTGAGTTGAATGATGATCTTCACAATGCAGCAACATTTTATGTTCTTCAAAATTGTGTCGACGCTAACCGATTTGTTGAGTAA
- the LOC115957126 gene encoding uncharacterized protein LOC115957126 gives MELLKDAFPMCERLPSSNYEAKKIVNDLGLHYEKINVCKDDCALYYKEYSEATQCPVCKLSRWQPNKGGKGKNKKVPWKVLRYFPLKSRLQQLFMSTKTAADMKWHHEKRVNDGVLRHLADCEAWKKFDQIHESFAMDPCNVRLGLATDGFNPFGNMSPKGPGNDIDVFLRPLIDELKELWEDGVCTYDASTNENFQMRAAVLWTIHDFPAYAVISGWSTKGNLACPCCHNETTHYRLRNGYKICYMGHCRFLALDHKWRNKKSQFNGKKERKTAPKRLSGDDVLKQIRPLKPIIFGKRQKKQFLEGHGKFHNWKKHSIFFELPYWRTLLLRHNLDVMHVEKNIFDSVIGTIMNIKDKTKDSLSTRLDLKEMGIRHTLHPIEVNGKIELPPACYTLSNDEKRAICLWLKNLKFPDGYSANLSRCVNIEERKISGMKTHDCHVFLERLLPLAVRDFLPKNVSDALTELSNFFKRIVF, from the exons ATGGAGTTGTTAAAGGATGCATTTCCTATGTGTGAGAGACTACCTAGCTCGAACTATGAGGCAAAAAAGATTGTCAACGATCTAGGCCTTCATTATGAGAAGATAAATGTGTGCAAAGATGATTGTGCACTTTATTATAAGGAGTATTCAGAAGCAACTCAATGTCCAGTTTGTAAACTGTCAAGATGGCAGCCAAATAAGGGTggtaaaggaaaaaataaaaaggtaccATGGAAGGTTTTGCGGTATTTTCCACTTAAATCAAGGCTACAACAATTGTTTATGTCAACAAAAACTGCTGCGGATATGAAATGGCACCATGAAAAACGTGTTAATGATGGAGTGTTACGACATCTAGCAGATTGTGAAGCTTGGAAAAAATTTGACCAAATTCATGAGTCATTCGCAATGGATCCTTGTAATGTTAGGCTTGGACTAGCTACAGATGGGTTTAACCCATTTGGAAATATGA GTCCAAAGGGTCCTGGGAATGACATTGATGTATTCTTGAGGCCGTTGATTGATGAGCTGAAAGAATTGTGGGAAGATGGGGTGTGTACATATGATGCTTCAACAAATGAGAACTTTCAGATGAGAGCAGCAGTGTTGTGGACTATCCATGACTTTCCTGCATATGCTGTTATTTCTGGTTGGAGTACAAAGGGAAATTTGGCGTGTCCTTGTTGTCATAATGAAACTACCCATTACAGGTTACGAAATGGATATAAGATATGTTATATGGGACATTGCCGTTTTTTGGCGTTAGACCACAAATGGCGTAATAAGAAGTCACAATTTAAtggtaaaaaagaaaggaagacaGCACCCAAACGGTTATCTGGTGATGATGTGTTAAAACAAATTCGTCCATTAAAGCCAATTATATTTGGGAAACGCCAGAAAAAGCAATTTCTAGAAGGGCATGGGAAGTTTCATAATTGGAAGAAGCATagcattttttttgaattgccATATTGGAGAACACTTTTGTTACGTCACAATTTGGATGTGATGcatgttgaaaaaaatatatttgacaGTGTGATTGGGACAATTATGAATATTAAAGATAAGACGAAGGATTCTTTAAGCACTCGTCTTGATCTAAAAGAAATGGGTATACGACATACGCTCCACCCCATAGAGGTTAATGGAAAGATAGAGCTACCTCCAGCTTGCTATACACTGTCAAATGATGAGAAAAGGGCCATATGCTTATGgctaaaaaatcttaaatttccAGATGGCTATTCTGCAAATTTATCTCGATGTGTGAATATTGAGGAGAGAAAAATTTCTGGTATGAAGACTCATGATTGTCATGTTTTCCTAGAAAGATTACTCCCACTTGCAGTGCGTGACTTTTTACCTAAAAACGTATCTGATGCTTTGACTGAGTTAAGTaactttttcaaaagaattGTGTTCTAA
- the LOC115954869 gene encoding dirigent protein 24-like isoform X2 yields MAKLSLLTTKTLKATMYLLYLAITLGCANSARILDEVDTQPPILPNPSQLSNPATTTVPNVTPTVGPATTLPSGQIPATTTAPTTVVDDTDSPLPEPETPDANTTPVAPVVSPIVDTSPTGPTPVTTATSATPGPQIPPLTFFMHDVLGGTHPSARVVTGIIANTQINGLPFSKANDNIFPVSGAVPLTNENLNGLLNNNNNLPFLAGLNGIGPQSSTTFQNSGNNAITNGGNSQPFVTAGQLPSGASLQKLMFGSLTVFDDELTEGQELGSAVLGKAQGFYLASSLDGTSQTIAVTVLLSHGGGGAGGQQHHDQTVIEDAISFFGVHRTASHESQIAVVGGTGKYENAKGYATLGSLHQENQHTTDGVDTILEFSVYLSY; encoded by the exons ATGGCCAAACTTTCCCTCCTCACAACCAAGACACTCAAAGCCACCATGTACCTCTTGTACCTAGCCATCACCCTAGGATGTGCCAACTCTGCCAGGATCCTTGATGAGGTGGACACACAACCCCCCATCCTCCCTAATCCATCTCAATTATCCAATCCTGCCACAACAACTGTCCCAAATGTAACTCCAACAGTTGGTCCCGCCACCACATTGCCAAGTGGCCAAATCCCTGCCACCACCACCGCTCCCACTACTGTAGTCGATGACACTGACTCGCCACTACCCGAACCTGAAACTCCTGACGCAAATACCACACCCGTGGCACCCGTAGTTAGTCCAATTGTTGA CACATCTCCAACTGGACCAACCCCCGTTACCACCGCCACCTCAGCAACACCTGGCCCACAAATTCCCCCACTAACCTTCTTCATGCACGACGTCCTAGGAGGGACCCATCCATCAGCCAGAGTGGTCACAGGGATCATAGCCAACACCCAAATCAACGGCCTACCTTTCTCCAAAGCCAACGACAACATCTTCCCAGTCTCCGGAGCGGTCCCACTGACAAACGAAAACCTCAACGGCCtcctcaacaacaacaacaacctcCCATTCCTCGCAGGTCTCAACGGCATCGGACCCCAATCCTCCACCACCTTCCAAAACAGCGGCAACAACGCCATCACCAACGGCGGAAACAGCCAGCCTTTTGTGACGGCGGGCCAGTTGCCATCTGGGGCTTCGCTACAAAAACTCATGTTTGGATCGTTAACTGTTTTCGACGATGAGTTAACCGAAGGACAGGAGCTGGGTTCAGCTGTGCTTGGTAAAGCTCAAGGCTTTTACTTGGCGAGCTCGTTGGATGGGACGAGTCAGACCATTGCTGTGACGGTGTTGCTTTcacatggtggtggtggtgccgGTGGTCAACAACATCATGATCAAACGGTGATTGAGGATGCGATAAGTTTCTTTGGGGTGCATCGGACGGCGTCGCACGAGTCTCAGATAGCGGTGGTTGGTGGGACCGGGAAGTATGAGAATGCAAAAGGGTACGCCACGTTGGGGTCGCTTCATCAGGAGAATCAGCACACCACGGACGGCGTGGATACCATCTTGGAGTTCAGTGTTTATCTTTCTTATTAG